One window of the Pyrus communis chromosome 17, drPyrComm1.1, whole genome shotgun sequence genome contains the following:
- the LOC137722567 gene encoding T-complex protein 1 subunit alpha-like, whose amino-acid sequence MTMSSQTPDILGDRQYGQDVRTQNVMACQAVANIVKSSLGPVGLDKMLVDDIGDVTITNDGATILKMLEVEHPAAKVLVELAELQDREVGDGTTSVVIIAAELLKRANDLVRNKIHPTSIISGYRLAMREACKYVEEKLAVKVDKLGKDSLVNCAKTSMSSKLIGGDSDFFANMVVDAVQAVKMTNARGEVKYPIKGINILKAHGKSARDSYLLTGYALNTGRAAQGMPLRVSPAKIACLDFNLQKTKMQMGVQVLVSDPRELEKIRQREADMTKERIEKLLKVGANVILTTKGIDDMALKYFVEAGAIAVRRVQKEDMRHVAKATGATMVSTFADMEGEETFDTSLLGSADEVVEERISDDDVILIKGTKNNSAVSLILRGANDYMLDEMERALHDALSIVKRTLESNTVVPGGGAVESALSLYLEGFATTLGSREQLAIAEFAESLLIIPKVLAVNAAKDSTDLVSILRANHHRAQTKATNRTDKKDKDYSSMGLDLLKGEVRNNLEAGVIEPAMSKVKIIQFATEAAITILRIDDMIRLAKDESQEG is encoded by the exons aTGACCATGTCCTCTCAGACCCCCGATATCTTGGGCGACCGTCAGTACGGTCAGGACGTCCGCACCCAAaatg TGATGGCCTGCCAAGCTGTTGCAAACATCGTCAAGTCCTCACTCGGCCCCGTTGGCCTCGacaag ATGCTTGTCGACGATATCGGTGATGTGACTATTACTAATGATGGAGCTACTATACTCAAGATGTTAGAAGTTGAGCATCCTGCTGCCAAG GTGCTTGTGGAGTTGGCTGAGCTTCAAGATCGAGAAGTTGGAGATGGGACAACGTCAGTGGTCATTATAGCTGCAGAGTTGCTTAAG AGAGCAAATGATCTTGTAAGGAATAAGATTCACCCAACATCCATAATCAGTGGTTACAGA CTTGCTATGAGGGAAGCATGCAAATATGTTGAGGAAAAGTTAGCTGTGAAG GTTGACAAGCTTGGAAAAGATTCTCTAGTAAATTGTGCAAAGACAAGCATGTCCTCAAAGTTGATAGGTGGTGACAGTGACTTCTTTGCAAATATG GTTGTAGATGCAGTACAAGCTGTAAAGATGACCAATGCTCGGGGGGAAGTCAAGTACCCAATCAAG GGGATTAATATTTTGAAAGCTCATGGAAAAAGTGCAAGAGATAGCTATCTCTTAACTGGTTATGCACTAAATACAGGCCGTGCTGCACAAGGAATGCCACTGAGAGTTTCCCCTGCGAAGATTGCCTGTCTTGACTTTAATCTTCAGAAGACCAAAATGCAAATGGGTGTCCAAGTTTTAGTTAGTGATCCCAGGGAGCTTGAAAAGATTCGCCAAAG AGAAGCTGATATGACAAAAGAGCGTATTGAGAAACTTCTGAAAGTTGGAGCAAATGTTATTCTGACCACAAAAGGGATTGACGACATGGCACTCAAG TATTTTGTGGAGGCTGGGGCTATTGCAGTCAGACGTGTTCAGAAAGAAGATATGCGCCATGTTGCTAAGGCTACAGGTGCAACAATG GTTTCAACTTTCGCTGATATGGAAGGGGAGGAAACGTTTGATACGTCACTTCTTGGATCTGCAGATGAAGTTGTGGAGGAGCGCATTTCTGATGATGATGTGATTTTGATAAAAGGAACCAAAAATAACAGTGCA GTGTCGTTGATTCTCAGAGGTGCAAATGACTATATGCTTGATGAGATGGAAAGAGCTCTTCATGATGCTTTGTCTATTGTCAAGAGGACTCTAGAATCTAACACG GTAGTACCAGGTGGAGGTGCAGTTGAGTCTGCATTGTCTCTGTATTTGGAGGGTTTTGCTACAACATTAGGATCACGTGAGCAGTTGGCAATTGCCGAGTTTGCTGAATCTTTGTTGATTATACCAAAG GTTCTTGCTGTCAATGCTGCCAAGGATTCTACAGATTTAGTTTCAATACTACGGGCCAACCACCACAGGGCACAAACCAAGGCAACAAACAGGACTGACAAGAAGGATAAGGATTATTCTAG CATGGGCTTGGACCTATTAAAGGGAGAAGTTCGTAACAACCTAGAAGCCGGAGTCATTGAGCCTGCAATGAGTAAAGTGAAGATCATTCAG TTTGCAACTGAAGCAGCTATTACAATTCTCCGAATTGATGACATGATCAGGCTAGCCAAGGATGAAAGTCAAGAGGGTTAG